A window of Castanea sativa cultivar Marrone di Chiusa Pesio chromosome 1, ASM4071231v1 contains these coding sequences:
- the LOC142621509 gene encoding uncharacterized protein LOC142621509, with the protein MASSSNAVTVTQANPKCLNYKQGVTNTEWTENEDSILEEGLVRYASLPKLKQYAKIQELLPRKTIRDVAFRCQSKNKMKKAVVSASTTSWPKSLVTKADQDEILCNKIGGLAGKLLEENMKGFMLISKNMEPSKVQDNIKIFAKIRDNILIVSNKLSVMPEGIRNMPSLTEKMNEELVNAILPRCNFWIEV; encoded by the coding sequence ATGGCTTCTTCCTCCAATGCAGTAACTGTCACACAGGCGAACCCGAAGTGCTTGAATTATAAGCAAGGCGTGACAAATACAGAGTGGACTGAAAATGAGGATTCAATCCTTGAAGAAGGGCTTGTAAGGTACGCTTCTTTGCCCAAGTTAAAGCAATATGCAAAGATTCAAGAGCTATTACCAAGGAAGACAATACGAGATGTGGCTTTTCGATGCCAATCGAAGAATAAGATGAAGAAGGCCGTTGTTTCTGCTTCAACAACAAGCTGGCCCAAAAGTCTTGTGACTAAGGCTGATCAGGATGAAATCTTGTGTAACAAAATTGGTGGTCTTGCTGGAAAGCTTTTGGAGGAAAACATGAAGGGCTTCATGCTGATCTCCAAAAATATGGAGCCTAGTAAAGTCCAAGACAACATCAAAATATTTGCAAAAATTCGTGACAACATTCTCATTGTGTCCAACAAATTGAGTGTCATGCCAGAAGGAATAAGAAATATGCCATCTCTTACTGAGAAGATGAACGAAGAGCTTGTGAATGCCATCCTTCCCCGCTGCAACTTTTGGATTGAAGTGTGA